One window of the Megalops cyprinoides isolate fMegCyp1 chromosome 2, fMegCyp1.pri, whole genome shotgun sequence genome contains the following:
- the LOC118772622 gene encoding vacuolar protein sorting-associated protein 4B-like, translating into MSNNNLQKAIDLASKAAEEDKAQNYEEALRLYQHAVQYFLHVVKYEAQGEKSKQSIRAKCAEYLDRAEKLKEYLKKKEKAPPAKPVKENQSDDKGNDSDEGDDPEKKKFQNQLEGAIVMEKPNVKWSDVAGLEGAKEALKEAVILPIKFPHLFTGKRTPWRGILLFGPPGTGKSYLAKAVATEANNSTFFSISSSDLVSKWLGESEKLVKNLFSLAREHKPSIIFIDEIDSLCGSRSENESEAARRIKTEFLVQMQGVGNDNEGILVLGATNIPWTLDSAIRRRFEKRIYIPLPEEHARSFMFKLHLGSTPNDLTEADFATLGKKTEGYSGADISIIVRDALMQPVRMVQSATHFKRVRGSVWNQPDVVVDDLWTPCSPGDPNAVEMTWVDIEDNKLQEPVVAMTHMLKSLTSTKPTVNEQDLEKLKKFTEDFGQEG; encoded by the exons ATGTCTAACAACAATTTACAG AAAGCCATAGATCTGGCAAGCAAGGCTGCAGAGGAGGACAAAGCACAGAACTACGAAGAGGCGCTCCGCCTCTACCAGCATGCTGTGCAGTACTTCCTTCACGTGGTCAAGT atgAAGCTCAGGGCGAGAAGTCCAAGCAGAGCATCCGGGCGAAGTGTGCCGAGTACCTGGACCGGGCGGAGAAGCTGAAGGAGTAcctgaagaagaaggagaaggctCCGCCCGCCAAGCCCGTGAAGGAGAACCAATCAGACGACAAAGG AAATGACAGCGATGAAGGAGATGACCCGGAGAAGAAGAAGTTCCAGAACCAGCTGGAGG GGGCCATCGTCATGGAGAAGCCGAATGTCAAGTGGAGCGACGTGGCAGGGCTGGAGGGTGCAAAGGAGGCGCTGAAAGAGGCGGTCATTCTGCCCATCAAATTCCCTCACCTGTTCACAG GGAAGAGGACGCCGTGGAGGGGAATCCTGCTTTTTGGGCCTCCCGGAACGGGGAAGTCCTACCTGGCCAAGGCCGTGGCCACCGAGGCCAACAACTCCACCTTCTTCTCCATCTCGTCCTCCGACCTGGTGTCCAAGTGGCTGGGGGAGAGTGAGAA GCTGGTGAAGAACCTGTTCAGCCTGGCGCGGGAGCACAAGCCCTCCATCATCTTCATCGACGAGATCGACTCGCTGTGCGGCTCGCGGAGCGAGAACGAGAGCGAGGCGGCCCGCCGGATCAAGACCGAGTTCCTGGTTCAGATGCAGG GCGTGGGCAACGACAACGAGGGAATCCTGGTGCTGGGAGCCACCAACATCCCCTGGACCCTGGACTCGGCCATCCGGAGGAG GTTCGAGAAGCGCATCTACATCCCCCTCCCTGAGGAGCACGCCCGCTCCTTCATGTTCAAGCTGCACCTGGGCTCCACCCCCAACGACCTGACGGAGGCGGACTTCGCCACTCTGGGGAAGAAGACCGAGGGCTACTCGGGGGCCGACATCAGCATCATCGTGCGGGACGCCCTGATGCAGCCTGTCAGGATGGTCCAGTCCGCCACCCACTTCAAACGG GTCCGAGGGTCGGTGTGGAACCAACCCGACGTGGTGGTGGATGACCTGTGGACCCCGTGTTCCCCGGGAGACCCGAACGCCGTGGAGATGACGTGGGTGGACATCGAGGACAATAAGCTGCAGGAGCCGGTGGTCGCCATG ACGCATATGCTGAAGTCACTGACCAGCACCAAGCCGACGGTCAACGAGCAGGATctggagaaactgaagaagtTCACGGAGGACTTCGGCCAGGAGGGCTAA